CAAAGGCACCGTGCACGCCCTCGTCGGCGAGAACGGCGCCGGCAAGTCGACGCTGATGAAGATCCTCTACGGCATGCAGAAGCCGGACGAGGGCACCATCGCGATCGACGGCGAGCAGGTCGGCTTCTCCAGCCCCGCCGACGCCATCGCGCGCGGCATCGGCATGGTCCACCAGCACTTCATGCTGGCCGACAACCTGACCGTCCTGGAGAACGTGGTGCTGGGCAGCGAGAAGCTGTACGGCATCGGTGGCAACGCCCGTAAGAAGATCAGGGAGATCTCCGACCGCTACGGGCTCGGTGTGCGCCCCGACTCCCTGGTCGAGGACCTCGGTGTCGCCGACCGGCAGCGCGTGGAGATCCTCAAGGTCCTCTTCCGCGGCGCCAAGACCCTCATCCTCGACGAGCCGACCGCCGTGCTCGTCCCGCAGGAGGTCGACGCGCTCTTCGACAACCTGCGCGAGCTGAAGTCCGAGGGCCTGTCCGTCATCTTCATCTCCCACAAGCTGGGCGAGGTGCTGTCCGTCGCCGACGAGATCACGGTCATCCGGCGCGGTACCACCGTCGGCACGGCCGTCCCCGCCGAGACGACCCCGCGCCAGCTCGCCGAGATGATGGTCGGCAGCGAGCTGCCCACCCCGGAGACCGCCGAGTCCACGGTCACCGACAAGCCCGTCATCGAGGTCCGCAACCTCACCGTCTACGCCAGCGGCGGCGCCTCCCTGGGCATCGAGGCCGAGCCCACGGCCGGCGGGGTCAGCGGCATGATCTCGCCCGAGGTCGCTGTCGGCGGCGAGGTCAAGAAGGCCCTCGACGACGTCAGCTTCACCATCCACGCCGGTGAGGTCATGGGCATCGCCGGCGTCGAGGGCAACGGCCAGACCGAGCTCATCGACGCGTTGATCGGCACCAAGAACGCCGACTCCGGCAGCATCGCCTTCCTCGGCGAGGACATCACCCCCTGGACCACCCGCAAGCGGCGCGAGTCCGGCGTCGGCTACATCCCCGAGGACCGCCACCGCCAGGGCCTGCTCCTGGAGGCGCCCCTCTGGGAGAACCGCATCCTCGGCCATGTCACCGAGGCGCCCAACGCCAAGGGCTTCTGGCTGAACATCAAGGGCGCCCAGGCCGACACCCGCCGGATCGTCGAGGAGTTCGACGTCCGCACCCCGGGCATCGACGTCACC
The sequence above is a segment of the Streptomyces asoensis genome. Coding sequences within it:
- a CDS encoding ABC transporter ATP-binding protein; this translates as MDASSSPPLTAQSTIAVELAGITKRFPGVVANHDIHLAVRKGTVHALVGENGAGKSTLMKILYGMQKPDEGTIAIDGEQVGFSSPADAIARGIGMVHQHFMLADNLTVLENVVLGSEKLYGIGGNARKKIREISDRYGLGVRPDSLVEDLGVADRQRVEILKVLFRGAKTLILDEPTAVLVPQEVDALFDNLRELKSEGLSVIFISHKLGEVLSVADEITVIRRGTTVGTAVPAETTPRQLAEMMVGSELPTPETAESTVTDKPVIEVRNLTVYASGGASLGIEAEPTAGGVSGMISPEVAVGGEVKKALDDVSFTIHAGEVMGIAGVEGNGQTELIDALIGTKNADSGSIAFLGEDITPWTTRKRRESGVGYIPEDRHRQGLLLEAPLWENRILGHVTEAPNAKGFWLNIKGAQADTRRIVEEFDVRTPGIDVTAASLSGGNQQKLIVGREMSHNPKFLIAAHPTRGVDVGAQAQIWDRIREARREGLAVLLISADLDELIGLSDTLRVIYNGTLVADADPATITPEELGSAMTGAASGHLEHVDDAETTEEAAGPEDEAR